In Nitrospirota bacterium, one genomic interval encodes:
- a CDS encoding regulatory protein RecX, with translation MGFYPDEFKTAYSSALNLLSICDRSVKDLRERLSQKGFTEGSVNKVISKLLSEGYINDELFAYKFTYEAVKRKKFGPDLIKQGLKEKGINKEITDEAVSRIFKEYDEKDIARKALGKRLSFRGKKLEVRSKKSEANPAIPPFVQGGGWGGDFRGKELRKLSDYLRRRGFSYDIIRDTIREIEKEYDI, from the coding sequence ATGGGGTTCTATCCGGATGAATTCAAAACAGCCTACTCATCTGCCTTAAATTTATTGAGTATATGTGACAGGAGTGTAAAAGACCTACGAGAAAGGCTCTCACAAAAAGGGTTCACGGAAGGCAGTGTCAATAAGGTCATCAGTAAATTACTGTCTGAGGGATATATAAATGACGAGCTGTTTGCATATAAATTTACTTATGAGGCAGTAAAGAGGAAGAAGTTTGGTCCTGATTTAATCAAACAGGGATTAAAGGAGAAGGGGATTAATAAAGAGATAACGGATGAGGCGGTCAGCAGGATTTTCAAAGAGTATGATGAAAAGGATATAGCAAGGAAGGCATTAGGTAAGAGGTTAAGTTTTAGAGGTAAGAAGTTAGAAGTAAGAAGCAAGAAGTCAGAAGCGAATCCGGCTATCCCCCCCTTTGTTCAAGGGGGGGGGTGGGGGGGTGATTTTCGGGGGAAAGAGTTAAGGAAACTCTCAGATTATCTTAGACGCAGGGGTTTT
- a CDS encoding type IV pilus twitching motility protein PilT — protein MDINELLTLVVSKNASDLHVKVGSLPIARINGELTPLENLPRITQEDAIAIVSAVMSDTQKKRFIEKKEIDLSYGVAGLGRFRVNVFQQRGTIGMVFRVIPMKILTVEELGLPKILEKLALEPRGLILVTGTTGSGKSTTLAAMIEHVNIYKTMHVMTIEDPIEFLYRDKKSLINQREIGNDADTFANALRSALRQDPDVILVGEMRDFETISTALTAAETGHLVMSTLHTVDATETINRIIAVFPPYQQKQIRMQLASVIKGIVSLRLVPKRDGKGRVPAVEVMIATATIKECIIDPEKTRKIQDLIASGASQYGMQTFDQSLYKLFKAELISYEEALRRCSNPDDFALKVKGIQSASDMRWQER, from the coding sequence ATGGACATTAACGAACTCCTTACATTGGTTGTTTCAAAGAATGCATCTGATCTGCATGTTAAGGTCGGATCGCTCCCTATTGCAAGGATAAATGGGGAGCTTACTCCGCTTGAGAATTTGCCGAGGATAACGCAGGAGGATGCAATTGCAATAGTGTCTGCTGTAATGTCTGATACGCAAAAGAAGCGGTTTATCGAGAAGAAAGAGATTGACTTATCTTATGGAGTTGCAGGGCTTGGGCGTTTCAGGGTAAATGTATTTCAGCAGAGAGGCACTATAGGAATGGTCTTCAGGGTAATACCCATGAAGATTCTGACTGTGGAAGAACTCGGCCTCCCAAAGATACTGGAAAAACTTGCATTAGAACCACGTGGTTTAATCCTTGTCACAGGTACAACCGGAAGCGGTAAATCCACCACGCTTGCGGCAATGATTGAGCATGTAAATATTTATAAGACAATGCATGTCATGACAATTGAAGACCCGATCGAGTTTCTTTACAGGGATAAGAAGAGCCTGATCAATCAAAGGGAGATTGGTAATGATGCAGACACATTTGCAAATGCGTTAAGAAGTGCACTGCGTCAGGACCCTGATGTGATACTCGTAGGAGAGATGCGTGACTTCGAGACCATCTCAACTGCACTTACTGCCGCAGAGACAGGCCACCTTGTAATGAGCACCTTGCATACAGTAGATGCAACAGAGACTATAAACAGGATAATTGCAGTCTTCCCGCCATATCAGCAAAAACAGATAAGGATGCAGCTTGCCTCTGTAATTAAGGGGATAGTTTCATTAAGGCTTGTTCCAAAAAGAGATGGCAAAGGAAGGGTGCCGGCAGTAGAGGTTATGATTGCAACAGCAACTATAAAGGAATGTATAATAGACCCTGAAAAGACCAGAAAGATTCAGGACCTTATTGCGTCAGGTGCATCTCAGTATGGTATGCAGACCTTTGATCAGTCTCTTTATAAATTATTCAAGGCAGAGCTGATAAGTTATGAAGAGGCCCTCAGACGGTGCAGTAATCCGGATGATTTTGCATTAAAAGTAAAAGGCATACAGTCTGCTAGTGATATGAGATGGCAGGAGAGATGA
- the recA gene encoding recombinase RecA codes for MGEREQKIKALDLALSQIEKQFGKGAIMRLGTSGPLADLPVISTGSLGLDIALGVGGMPRGRVIEIFGPESSGKTTLTLHIVAEAQKNGGAAAFIDAEHALDIGYAKKLGVNTDDLLVSQPDTGEQALEIAETLVRSGAVDVIVVDSVAALVPRAEIEGEMGDSHMGLQARLMSQALRKLTASISKSMTTVIFINQIRMKLGVMFGNPETTTGGNALKFYSSVRLDIRKIETIKEGQEITGNRVRVKVVKNKLAAPFKQAEFDILFNEGISKLGELIDIGVEKGVIEKSGSWYACKGERIGQGRENARIALRDNPALAKDVEVRIKEACGLNKAEGSESKQ; via the coding sequence ATGGGAGAGAGAGAACAGAAGATAAAGGCATTGGACCTTGCCCTTTCGCAGATTGAGAAACAGTTCGGAAAAGGGGCAATCATGAGACTGGGGACAAGCGGGCCGCTTGCAGATCTACCGGTTATATCAACAGGCTCACTAGGCCTTGATATAGCGCTTGGTGTCGGTGGAATGCCGAGGGGAAGGGTTATAGAGATATTCGGGCCTGAGTCTTCAGGTAAGACAACCCTTACCCTGCATATAGTTGCAGAGGCACAGAAGAACGGCGGTGCAGCGGCCTTTATAGACGCTGAACATGCACTTGATATAGGATATGCAAAGAAGCTTGGTGTTAATACAGATGACCTGCTCGTTTCACAACCTGATACCGGTGAACAGGCGCTTGAGATAGCGGAGACTCTTGTAAGGAGCGGGGCAGTGGATGTAATTGTTGTAGACTCTGTAGCCGCGCTTGTCCCGAGGGCGGAGATAGAAGGCGAGATGGGGGATTCCCACATGGGGTTACAGGCAAGGCTGATGTCCCAGGCATTAAGAAAACTCACGGCCTCTATAAGCAAATCCATGACAACTGTGATCTTCATCAACCAGATAAGGATGAAGCTTGGGGTCATGTTCGGAAATCCTGAGACTACTACCGGCGGTAATGCACTGAAGTTTTACTCATCTGTAAGGTTGGACATAAGGAAGATTGAAACGATAAAAGAAGGACAGGAGATTACAGGCAACAGGGTAAGGGTGAAGGTTGTAAAGAACAAACTTGCAGCACCATTTAAACAGGCGGAGTTTGACATACTGTTTAATGAAGGCATCTCAAAGCTTGGTGAATTAATAGATATTGGCGTTGAGAAAGGTGTAATTGAGAAGAGCGGTTCATGGTATGCATGTAAGGGCGAGAGGATTGGCCAGGGCAGGGAGAATGCACGCATTGCATTAAGGGATAACCCTGCTTTAGCGAAGGATGTAGAAGTCCGAATAAAAGAGGCCTGCGGATTGAATAAGGCGGAAGGCTCAGAAAGTAAGCAGTAA